A DNA window from Mastacembelus armatus chromosome 11, fMasArm1.2, whole genome shotgun sequence contains the following coding sequences:
- the yars1 gene encoding tyrosine--tRNA ligase, cytoplasmic, translated as MADQLSPDEKFDLITRNLQEVLGEEKLKQVLQERELKVYWGTATTGKPHVAYFVPMSKIADFLKAGCEVTILFADLHAYLDNMKAPWELLELRVKYYEQVIKAMLESIGVPLEKLKFVKGTDYQLSREYTLDVYRLSSMVTEHDAKKAGAEVVKQVEHPLLSGLLYPGLQALDEEYLKVDAQFGGVDQRKIFTLAEKYLPSLGYAKRAHLMNPMVPGLTGAKMSSSEEESKIDLLDSREDVKKKLKKAFCEPGNIQNNGVLSFVKYVLFPLHGDFCIKRDPKWGGDKIYTVFEDVEKDFAEEMIHPGDLKASVEVALNQLLEPIRKKFALPELRKLTNLAYPDPSKTKAGGKGGKAGGGGGGEDDELVPSRLDIRVGKIISVEKHPDADSLYLEKIDVGEAEPRTVVSGLVAYISQEDLQDRMVLMLCNLKPQKMRGIESQAMLLCASIEGDPRRVEPLDPPEGSSAGDRVFVEGYESGKPDDRLNPKKKVWEKLQVDLKISDECVAQWKDKQLMTKLGQITCKTLKGGNIS; from the exons ATGGCTGACCAGCTAAGTCCAGATGAGAAGTTCGACCTCATCACCAGGAACCTTCAG GAGGTCCTTGGCGAGGAGAAGCTGAAGCAGGTTCTTCAGGAGAGAGAGCTGAAGGTGTACTGGGGCACAGCGACCACTGGCAAACCTCATGTGGCTTATTTTGTCCCCATGTCCAAGATAGCAGACTTCCTCAAGGCTGGATGTGAG GTCACTATTCTGTTTGCAGACTTGCATGCCTACCTTGATAATATGAAGGCCCCCTGGGAGCTGCTGGAGCTCAGGGTGAAGTACTATGAACAGGTCATCAAGGCCATGTTAGAGAGCATTGGTGTGCCTCTTGAAAAACTCAAGTTTGTTAAAGGAACTGACTACCAGCTGAGCAG AGAGTACACTCTGGATGTGTACCGTCTGTCCTCCATGGTGACAGAGCATGATGCAAAGAAGGCTGGAGCTGAGGTCGTCAAACAGGTGGAGCATCCTTTGCTGAGTGGTCTGCTCTACCCTGGATTACAG GCCTTGGATGAGGAGTACCTGAAGGTGGACGCCCAGTTTGGAGGAGTTGACCAGAGGAAGATTTTCACTCTGGCAGAGAAG TACTTGCCCTCTCTTGGCTATGCTAAGCGTGCCCATCTGATGAACCCGATGGTACCAGGACTGACAGGGGCCAAGATGAGCTCCTCTGAAGAA GAGTCAAAGATTGATTTACTGGATTCCAGAGAAGATGTGAAGAAGAAGCTGAAAAAGGCTTTCTGTGAGCCAGGCAACATCCAGAACAATGGAGTCCTCTCATTTGTCAAATATGTCCTCTTCCCTCTACatggag ACTTCTGCATCAAAAGAGACCCTAAATGGGGTGGAGACAAAATCTACACTGTGTTTGAAGATGTGGAGAAGGACTTTGCTGAGGAG ATGATCCATCCAGGAGATCTGAAGGCCTCAGTAGAAGTTGCACTAAACCAACTTCTGGAGCCAATCAGAAAGAAGTTTGCGTTGCCTGAGCTCCGTAAACTAACCAACTTGGCCTACCCTGACCCCTCAAAGACAA AAGCTGGAGGAAAGGGGGGcaaggcaggaggaggaggaggaggagaggatgatGAGCTGGTTCCCTCTAGGCTGGACATCAGGGTAGGCAAGATCATCAGTGTGGAGAAG CATCCAGACGCAGATTCACTTTACTTAGAGAAGATAGATGTGGGTGAGGCAGAGCCAAGGACGGTAGTCAGCGGGCTGGTAGCCTACATCTCACAGGAGGACCTGCAGGACAGGATGGTGTTGATGCTGTGTAATCTGAAACCCCAAAAGATGCGTGGGATTGAATCCCAAGCCATGCTGCTGTGTGCCTCCAT TGAAGGTGATCCCAGGAGGGTGGAGCCTCTGGATCCCCCTGAGGGTTCATCAGCAGGGGACCGGGTTTTTGTGGAGGGATACGAGTCAGGCAAACCAGACGACAGACTCAACCCCAAGAAGAAGGTGTGGGAGAAACTACAG GTTGACCTAAAGATCTCAGATGAGTGTGTAGCTCAGTGGAAAGACAAGCAGCTGATGACCAAACTAGGACAGATCACATGTAAGACACTCAAAGGAGGCAACATCAGCTAG
- the tert gene encoding telomerase reverse transcriptase isoform X2: MSTTDNDNNMSGVLDILRSLYRHVQTLEEFADGIVFREGRKAVLIEQPDTNRFKSFARGVFVCFDRELQQVPSCSQICTLPELLAFVLNSMKRKKKRNVLALGYNFLSVAQEDRDADHFKFQGDLTQSAAYIHGSDLWKKVAIRLGTDITRYLLESCSVFVAVPPSCVFQVCGIPVYDRVSMSSTFTGFCLRPRSRTRNDAQFGRYQRSLMWKRRYGVKNLGKNRDRMDVRLKSKKRKRETDQKDEEEGMTCSGKRRQVGQQEPTQVIQQVCSETLEEELPMNVEPVLSVKPLENAGTGSKQPVEIQTNMLPLEGGPSWRTGVFPPLPPSQCFIRTLGLLYGGRGMRGFLLNRKRRCADGPRRLQEQDLIRIVFFEGQAYLNGIERKPKKLPRRFFNMAPLFSQLLRQHRRCPYSRILQRMCPVVEEGDAGQGELSSLLPRHCAPHRVYLFVRECLLAVIPQELWGSDYNRLNFFVRVRGFLHSGKFERLSLAELMWKIKVNDCGWLKISKTGRFPPSELSYRTQILGQFLAWLLDGYVVGIVRACFYVTESMGQKNALRFYRQEVWAKLQELAFRAHLSKGQMQELTQAEVVSLPKATVVSRLRFIPKTDGMRPITRVIGADAKTRLYQGRVRDLLDMLQACVRSTPSLLGSTVWGMTDIHKVLCSLALAQKNNPQPLYFAKVDVSGAYESLPHEKLIEVIGQALSPVKDELFTIRRYAKVCSDSHEGLRKSFVRQADFLEDNMGSTTMKGFVMSLQKKGKVHHAILVEQHFCSDVLGREALQFLTQMLTGSVVQFGKKTYRQYRGIPQGSVVSSLLCCLCYGHMENVLLKDITENKGCFMRLVDDFLLITPDLHKAQTFLKVLLTGVPQYGLVANPQKVVVNFQGLEGMSSCPGIRVLPPHCLFPWCGLLLDTHSLDVYKDYSSYAGLSLRYSLTLGSFHSAGQQMRRKLMGILRLKCHALFLDLKTNSLEAVYKNIYKMVLLHACRFHVCAQSLPFGQTAAKNPSYFLQMIWDMAEYANQLIRHSNKGLVLGSKAQTGILQYEAVELLFCLSFVLVLSQHRAFYKDLLPHLHKRTYLQGNVVWSGVLGI; the protein is encoded by the exons ATGTCAACGACTGACAACGACAACAACATGTCCGGTGTTTTGGACATTTTGCGGTCACTTTATCGGCACGTACAGACACTGGAGGAATTCGCTGACGGCATCGTTTTCAGAGAGGGGCGGAAAGCAGTGCTCATTGAACAGCCTGACACAAACCGCTTCAAGTCATTCGCCCGGGGAGTTTTTGTGTGCTTTGAcagggagctgcagcaggtaCCCAGCTGCAGCCAG ATCTGCACACTGCCTGAACTGTTGGCCTTCGTTCTTAACAgtatgaagaggaagaaaaaacgAAATGTTTTAGCACTTGGCTACAATTTTCTGTCCGTGGCTCAGGAGGACCGTGATGCAGACCACTTCAAATTCCAAGGAGATTTAACTCAAAGCGCTGCCTATATCCATGGCAGTGACCTTTGGAAGAAAGTTGCAATACGTCTTGGCACAGACATCACACGGTACCTGTTGGAGagctgttctgtgtttgtggcAGTCCctccttcatgtgttttccaGGTGTGTGGCATTCCAGTGTATGACAGAGTGTCCATGTCTTCTACCTTCACTGGGTTTTGTCTCCGGCCTCGCTCCAGGACACGTAATGATGCACAATTTGGAAGGTATCAACGTTCACTGATGTGGAAAAGAAGATATGGAGTTAAGAATCTTGGCAAGAACAGAGACAGGATGGACGTAAGACTGAAGagtaagaaaagaaagagagaaactgatcagaaagatgaggaggagggtATGACTTGTTCAGGAAAAAGGAGACAGGTGGGACAGCAAGAACCCACACAGGTCATCCAACAGGTTTGCAGTGAAACACTGGAGGAAGAGCTGCCCATGAATGTGGAACCAGTGCTGTCTGTGAAACCTCTGGAAAATGCCGGTACTGGTTCTAAGCAGCCTGttgaaatacaaacaaacatgcttCCCTTGGAGGGAGGACCCAGTTGGAGAACAGGAGTTTTCCCCCCTTTACCTCCCTCACAATGTTTTATACGCACACTGGGATTGCTATATGGGGGAAGGGGCATGCGTGGCTTCCTTCTCAACAGGAAAAGGAGGTGTGCTGATGGACCCAGAAGGCTACAAGAGCAAGATTTGATACGAATAGTCTTCTTTGAGGGACAAGCTTATCTAAATGGGATAGAGAGAAAGCCAAAGAAACTCCCTCGGCGCTTTTTCAACATGGCCCCCTTGTTCAGTCAGCTGTTACGTCAACACAGGAGATGTCCTTACAGCAGAATACTGCAGAGGATGTGTCCAGTAGTGGAGGAAGGAGATGCAGGACAGGGAGAATTAAGCTCCCTCTTGCCTCGACATTGTGCACCTCATCGGGTCTATCTGTTTGTCAGAGAGTGCCTCTTGGCTGTGATCCCTCAGGAGCTGTGGGGCTCTGACTACAATCGACTTAATTTCTTTGTCAGGGTCAGAGGTTTCCTACACAGTGGCAAGTTTGAGAGGCTCTCACTGGCTGAACTCATGTGGAAGATAAAAGTGAACGATTGTGGTTGGTTGAAGATCAGTAAGACAG GCAGGTTCCCACCCAGTGAGCTTTCTTACCGGACACAGATCCTGGGTCAGTTCCTTGCCTGGCTTCTGGATGGCTATGTTGTTGGCATCGTCCGAGCCTGTTTCTACGTCACAGAGAGCATGGGGCAGAAGAATGCTCTCAGGTTCtacagacaggaagtctgggcCAAACTGCAAGAGCTGGCCTTtag AGCCCACCTGTCCAAGGGTCAGATGCAAGAGCTGACTCAGGCTGAGGTAGTATCCCTCCCAAAAGCCACTGTTGTCTCCCGCCTTCGCTTCATTCCCAAGACTGATGGTATGAGGCCAATCACACGAGTCATAGGAGCAGATGCCAAAACAAGG CTGTACCAAGGGCGTGTCCGGGACCTGCTGGATATGCTGCAAGCCTGTGTGCGCTCTACTCCATCTCTCCTGGGCTCCACAGTGTGGGGGATGACAGACATCCATAAGGTGTTGTGCTCTCTGGCTCTGGCCCAGAAGAACAATCCACAACCCCTCTACTTTGCAAAG GTGGATGTGAGTGGAGCCTATGAGAGTCTGCCTCATGAAAAGCTCATTGAGGTTATTGGCCAGGCTCTGTCTCCTGTCAAGGATGAACTCTTTACCATCCGCCGCTATGCCAAGGTCTGTTCTGATTCCCATGAGGGCCTGAGAAAGTCCTTTGTGCGGCAG GCAGATTTCTTGGAGGATAATATGGGATCCACCACAATGAAAGGGTTTGTGatgtcactgcagaaaaaagGCAAAGTTCATCACGCCATACTGGTGGAGCAG CATTTCTGCTCCGATGTTCTTGGCAGAGAGGCATTGCAGTTCCTCACCCAGATGCTAACAGGCAGTGTTGTCCAGTTTGGGAAAAA AACATACCGCCAGTATCGAGGAATTCCTCAGGGATCAGTTGTGTCCAGTCTGCTTTGCTGTCTTTGCTACGGTCACATGGAAAATGTCCTTTTAAAAGacatcactgaaaacaaagg GTGTTTCATGAGATTGGTGGATGACTTCCTTCTGATCACCCCAGACCTACACAAAGCACAAACCTTTCTCAA GGTCCTGCTCACTGGAGTACCACAGTATGGGCTGGTGGCCAACCCACAGAAGGTGGTGGTCAACTTCCAAGGGTTGGAAGGCATGAGCTCTTGTCCTGGCATTCGTGTGCTGCCCCCTCATTGCCTCTTCCCCTGGTGTGGACTGCTGctggacacacactcactggaTGTCTACAAAGACTATTCTAG CTATGCAGGCCTGTCTCTGCGCTACAGCCTTACTTTAGGCTCTTTTCATTCAGCTGGACAGCAAATGAGGAGGAAGCTGATGGGCATCCTGAGACTCAAGTGCCATGCCTTGTTTTTGGACCTGAAG aCCAATTCTCTTGAGGCAGTCTACAAGAACATCTACAAGATGGTGCTGCTTCATGCATGCAG GTTCCATGTGTGTGCCCAGAGTTTGCCCTTTGGTCAGACAGCAGCAAAGAATCCCTCCTACTTCCTTCAGATGATATGGGACATGGCAGAGTATGCCAACCAGCTTATCAGGCACAGCAACAAAG GACTGGTTTTAGGCAGTAAGGCCCAGACAGGCATTTTGCAGTATGAAGCAGTggagcttcttttctgtctttcctttgTGCTGGTGCTGTCACAGCACCGTGCCTTCTATAAGGATCTGCTCCCACACCTGCACAAACGTACGTACCTTCAG GGAAACGTAGTCTGGAGCGGCGTCTTGGGGATCTGA
- the tert gene encoding telomerase reverse transcriptase isoform X1 — protein sequence MSTTDNDNNMSGVLDILRSLYRHVQTLEEFADGIVFREGRKAVLIEQPDTNRFKSFARGVFVCFDRELQQVPSCSQICTLPELLAFVLNSMKRKKKRNVLALGYNFLSVAQEDRDADHFKFQGDLTQSAAYIHGSDLWKKVAIRLGTDITRYLLESCSVFVAVPPSCVFQVCGIPVYDRVSMSSTFTGFCLRPRSRTRNDAQFGRYQRSLMWKRRYGVKNLGKNRDRMDVRLKSKKRKRETDQKDEEEGMTCSGKRRQVGQQEPTQVIQQVCSETLEEELPMNVEPVLSVKPLENAGTGSKQPVEIQTNMLPLEGGPSWRTGVFPPLPPSQCFIRTLGLLYGGRGMRGFLLNRKRRCADGPRRLQEQDLIRIVFFEGQAYLNGIERKPKKLPRRFFNMAPLFSQLLRQHRRCPYSRILQRMCPVVEEGDAGQGELSSLLPRHCAPHRVYLFVRECLLAVIPQELWGSDYNRLNFFVRVRGFLHSGKFERLSLAELMWKIKVNDCGWLKISKTGRFPPSELSYRTQILGQFLAWLLDGYVVGIVRACFYVTESMGQKNALRFYRQEVWAKLQELAFRAHLSKGQMQELTQAEVVSLPKATVVSRLRFIPKTDGMRPITRVIGADAKTRLYQGRVRDLLDMLQACVRSTPSLLGSTVWGMTDIHKVLCSLALAQKNNPQPLYFAKVDVSGAYESLPHEKLIEVIGQALSPVKDELFTIRRYAKVCSDSHEGLRKSFVRQADFLEDNMGSTTMKGFVMSLQKKGKVHHAILVEQHFCSDVLGREALQFLTQMLTGSVVQFGKKTYRQYRGIPQGSVVSSLLCCLCYGHMENVLLKDITENKGCFMRLVDDFLLITPDLHKAQTFLKVLLTGVPQYGLVANPQKVVVNFQGLEGMSSCPGIRVLPPHCLFPWCGLLLDTHSLDVYKDYSSYAGLSLRYSLTLGSFHSAGQQMRRKLMGILRLKCHALFLDLKTNSLEAVYKNIYKMVLLHACRFHVCAQSLPFGQTAAKNPSYFLQMIWDMAEYANQLIRHSNKGLVLGSKAQTGILQYEAVELLFCLSFVLVLSQHRAFYKDLLPHLHKRKRSLERRLGDLRLARVRQAANPRTPVDFLAIQM from the exons ATGTCAACGACTGACAACGACAACAACATGTCCGGTGTTTTGGACATTTTGCGGTCACTTTATCGGCACGTACAGACACTGGAGGAATTCGCTGACGGCATCGTTTTCAGAGAGGGGCGGAAAGCAGTGCTCATTGAACAGCCTGACACAAACCGCTTCAAGTCATTCGCCCGGGGAGTTTTTGTGTGCTTTGAcagggagctgcagcaggtaCCCAGCTGCAGCCAG ATCTGCACACTGCCTGAACTGTTGGCCTTCGTTCTTAACAgtatgaagaggaagaaaaaacgAAATGTTTTAGCACTTGGCTACAATTTTCTGTCCGTGGCTCAGGAGGACCGTGATGCAGACCACTTCAAATTCCAAGGAGATTTAACTCAAAGCGCTGCCTATATCCATGGCAGTGACCTTTGGAAGAAAGTTGCAATACGTCTTGGCACAGACATCACACGGTACCTGTTGGAGagctgttctgtgtttgtggcAGTCCctccttcatgtgttttccaGGTGTGTGGCATTCCAGTGTATGACAGAGTGTCCATGTCTTCTACCTTCACTGGGTTTTGTCTCCGGCCTCGCTCCAGGACACGTAATGATGCACAATTTGGAAGGTATCAACGTTCACTGATGTGGAAAAGAAGATATGGAGTTAAGAATCTTGGCAAGAACAGAGACAGGATGGACGTAAGACTGAAGagtaagaaaagaaagagagaaactgatcagaaagatgaggaggagggtATGACTTGTTCAGGAAAAAGGAGACAGGTGGGACAGCAAGAACCCACACAGGTCATCCAACAGGTTTGCAGTGAAACACTGGAGGAAGAGCTGCCCATGAATGTGGAACCAGTGCTGTCTGTGAAACCTCTGGAAAATGCCGGTACTGGTTCTAAGCAGCCTGttgaaatacaaacaaacatgcttCCCTTGGAGGGAGGACCCAGTTGGAGAACAGGAGTTTTCCCCCCTTTACCTCCCTCACAATGTTTTATACGCACACTGGGATTGCTATATGGGGGAAGGGGCATGCGTGGCTTCCTTCTCAACAGGAAAAGGAGGTGTGCTGATGGACCCAGAAGGCTACAAGAGCAAGATTTGATACGAATAGTCTTCTTTGAGGGACAAGCTTATCTAAATGGGATAGAGAGAAAGCCAAAGAAACTCCCTCGGCGCTTTTTCAACATGGCCCCCTTGTTCAGTCAGCTGTTACGTCAACACAGGAGATGTCCTTACAGCAGAATACTGCAGAGGATGTGTCCAGTAGTGGAGGAAGGAGATGCAGGACAGGGAGAATTAAGCTCCCTCTTGCCTCGACATTGTGCACCTCATCGGGTCTATCTGTTTGTCAGAGAGTGCCTCTTGGCTGTGATCCCTCAGGAGCTGTGGGGCTCTGACTACAATCGACTTAATTTCTTTGTCAGGGTCAGAGGTTTCCTACACAGTGGCAAGTTTGAGAGGCTCTCACTGGCTGAACTCATGTGGAAGATAAAAGTGAACGATTGTGGTTGGTTGAAGATCAGTAAGACAG GCAGGTTCCCACCCAGTGAGCTTTCTTACCGGACACAGATCCTGGGTCAGTTCCTTGCCTGGCTTCTGGATGGCTATGTTGTTGGCATCGTCCGAGCCTGTTTCTACGTCACAGAGAGCATGGGGCAGAAGAATGCTCTCAGGTTCtacagacaggaagtctgggcCAAACTGCAAGAGCTGGCCTTtag AGCCCACCTGTCCAAGGGTCAGATGCAAGAGCTGACTCAGGCTGAGGTAGTATCCCTCCCAAAAGCCACTGTTGTCTCCCGCCTTCGCTTCATTCCCAAGACTGATGGTATGAGGCCAATCACACGAGTCATAGGAGCAGATGCCAAAACAAGG CTGTACCAAGGGCGTGTCCGGGACCTGCTGGATATGCTGCAAGCCTGTGTGCGCTCTACTCCATCTCTCCTGGGCTCCACAGTGTGGGGGATGACAGACATCCATAAGGTGTTGTGCTCTCTGGCTCTGGCCCAGAAGAACAATCCACAACCCCTCTACTTTGCAAAG GTGGATGTGAGTGGAGCCTATGAGAGTCTGCCTCATGAAAAGCTCATTGAGGTTATTGGCCAGGCTCTGTCTCCTGTCAAGGATGAACTCTTTACCATCCGCCGCTATGCCAAGGTCTGTTCTGATTCCCATGAGGGCCTGAGAAAGTCCTTTGTGCGGCAG GCAGATTTCTTGGAGGATAATATGGGATCCACCACAATGAAAGGGTTTGTGatgtcactgcagaaaaaagGCAAAGTTCATCACGCCATACTGGTGGAGCAG CATTTCTGCTCCGATGTTCTTGGCAGAGAGGCATTGCAGTTCCTCACCCAGATGCTAACAGGCAGTGTTGTCCAGTTTGGGAAAAA AACATACCGCCAGTATCGAGGAATTCCTCAGGGATCAGTTGTGTCCAGTCTGCTTTGCTGTCTTTGCTACGGTCACATGGAAAATGTCCTTTTAAAAGacatcactgaaaacaaagg GTGTTTCATGAGATTGGTGGATGACTTCCTTCTGATCACCCCAGACCTACACAAAGCACAAACCTTTCTCAA GGTCCTGCTCACTGGAGTACCACAGTATGGGCTGGTGGCCAACCCACAGAAGGTGGTGGTCAACTTCCAAGGGTTGGAAGGCATGAGCTCTTGTCCTGGCATTCGTGTGCTGCCCCCTCATTGCCTCTTCCCCTGGTGTGGACTGCTGctggacacacactcactggaTGTCTACAAAGACTATTCTAG CTATGCAGGCCTGTCTCTGCGCTACAGCCTTACTTTAGGCTCTTTTCATTCAGCTGGACAGCAAATGAGGAGGAAGCTGATGGGCATCCTGAGACTCAAGTGCCATGCCTTGTTTTTGGACCTGAAG aCCAATTCTCTTGAGGCAGTCTACAAGAACATCTACAAGATGGTGCTGCTTCATGCATGCAG GTTCCATGTGTGTGCCCAGAGTTTGCCCTTTGGTCAGACAGCAGCAAAGAATCCCTCCTACTTCCTTCAGATGATATGGGACATGGCAGAGTATGCCAACCAGCTTATCAGGCACAGCAACAAAG GACTGGTTTTAGGCAGTAAGGCCCAGACAGGCATTTTGCAGTATGAAGCAGTggagcttcttttctgtctttcctttgTGCTGGTGCTGTCACAGCACCGTGCCTTCTATAAGGATCTGCTCCCACACCTGCACAAAC GGAAACGTAGTCTGGAGCGGCGTCTTGGGGATCTGAGGCTTGCCAGGGTCCGGCAGGCCGCCAACCCCAGAACCCCAGTCGACTTTTTAGCCATCCAGATGTAA
- the slc6a18 gene encoding inactive sodium-dependent neutral amino acid transporter B(0)AT3 — translation MGKDSGVEERPKWDNKVQYLLTCIGFAVGLGNIWRFPYLCQIYGGGAFLIPYLIALVFEGLPLLYLELAIGQRLRKGSIGVWSAISPLLGGVGIASMVVSFLVGIFYNTILAWVLWYFFHSFQNPLPWSYCPLNNNHTGYNVECEKSTAVNYFWYRETLNITPDIETNGSLRWWMVICLATAWCVVFICFIRGIKSMGKAVYVTATFPYLVLTIFLIHALTLPGATDGLVYLFSPDWETLKNPQVWLDAATQIFFSLSVAFGGLIAFSSYNAERNNCERDAVLVGVINSATSLYASIPIFSILGFKATNAYNSCLQENILVLTNHFEISDQNITVDNYEQWFTHFNQTYPNDVASLSLTECNLQKFLEESASGTGLAFIVFTEAVIAMPGSQVWAILFFIMLFSLGLSSMFGNIEGVLTPINDLKLVPKWIPNELVTGLICLVSFLTALIFALGSGNYWVEVFNSYVGSVPLLIIAFFEITGVIYVHGIKNFSEDIYFMTGRKPNIFWKACWMVISPLMLLVVLIAYVVIQAQEHPTYSAWNPDYEQFPKTETKPYPDWVFAIIILLSAGPVISIPLVALYKLICCTMKKSSTYADPNPYSNDGFQCET, via the exons ATGGGAAAAGACTCTGGGGTGGAGGAGAGACCCAAGTGGGACAACAAGGTTCAGTACCTGCTAACATGTATTGGCTTTGCAGTGGGACTTGGGAATATTTGGAGGTTTCCCTACCTTTGTCAAATCTACGGAGGAG GTGCTTTCCTCATCCCCTACCTGATAGCGCTGGTGTTTGAGGGGCTCCCCTTGCTCTATCTGGAGCTGGCTATAGGTCAGAGGCTCCGCAAGGGCAGCATTGGTGTCTGGAGCGCCATCTCACCACTGCTGGGTGGAGTTG GCATTGCCTCCATGGTGGTGTCATTCCTGGTGGGTATTTTCTACAACACCATCCTGGCCTGGGTGCTCTGGTATTTCTTTCACTCGTTCCAAAACCCCCTGCCATGGAGCTACTGTCCGCTCAACAACAATCACACAG GCTATAATGTAGAGTGTGAGAAGAGCACTGCAGTGAATTACTTCTGGTACCGTGAGACCCtcaacatcacacctgacaTCGAGACCAATGGCTCCCTGCGGTGGTGGATGGTCATCTGTCTGGCCACTGCCTGGTGTGTGGTCTTCATCTGCTTCATCAGAGGCATTAAATCCATGGGAAAG GCTGTGTATGTGACAGCCACCTTTCCTTACCTGGTGCTGACCATCTTCCTGATCCATGCCCTCACTCTGCCTGGAGCCACTGATGGTCTGGTGTACCTCTTCTCTCCTGAT TGGGAGACACTGAAGAACCCTCAGGTGTGGCTTGACGCCGCCACCCAgatcttcttctctctttctgtggcCTTTGGAGGTCTCATTGCTTTCTCCAGCTATAATGCAGAGCG AAACAACTGTGAGAGGGATGCTGTTTTAGTAGGAGTAATAAACAGTGCCACATCTCTGTATGCCTCCATTCCCATCTTCTCCATCCTGGGATTTAAAGCTACAAATGCCTACAACTCCTGTCTGCAAGA AAACATCCTGGTTCTGACCAACCACTTTGAGATTTCAGACCAGAACATAACAGTGGACAACTATGAGCAGTGGTTTACCCATTTTAATCAGACATATCCTAATGATGTGGCCAGTTTGTCCCTAACGGAGTGTAACCTGCAGAAATTCCTTGAAGAG AGTGCTTCAGGTACAGGCCTGGCTTTTATTGTGTTCACTGAAGCGGTGATAGCGATGCCAGGCTCACAGGTATGGGCAATACTGTTCTTCATTATGCTCTTCAGCTTGGGCCTCTCCTCTATGTTTGGCAACATCGAGGGAGTCCTCACACCCATCAACGACCTCAAACTGGTGCCCAAGTGGATCCCTAATGAGCTTGTAACAG GGCTCATCTGCTTGGTATCCTTTTTGACTGCTCTCATCTTTGCCCTGGGTTCAGGGAACTACTGGGTGGAGGTTTTTAACAGCTATGTGGGCTCTGTGCCCCTGCTCATCATTGCTTTCTTCGAGATTACAGGAGTGATTTATGTCCATGGAATAAAAAA CTTCAGTGAAGATATTTATTTCATGACTGGGAGGAAGCCCAACATCTTTTGGAAGGCATGTTGGATGGTGATCAGTCCTCTAatgctgctggtggtgctgaTTGCCTACGTGGTCATCCAGGCACAAGAACACCCCACCTACTCCGCATGGAACCCAGATTAC GAACAATTccccaaaacagaaacaaagccaTACCCAGACTGGGTCTTTGCCATAATCATCCTCCTCAGTGCAGGCCCTGTGATTTCCATCCCTCTGGTAGCTCTATATAAATTGATCTGCTGCACAATGAAGAAATCCTCTACTTATGCTGACCCAAATCCCTACAGCAATGACGGCTTCCAGTGTGAAACATAG